From a single Silene latifolia isolate original U9 population chromosome 6, ASM4854445v1, whole genome shotgun sequence genomic region:
- the LOC141588224 gene encoding uncharacterized protein LOC141588224 — translation MIIATWNIRGFNKAIKHSEVSHFLRENKVDILGLLETRVKENRAQKIIKRNFKAYKAFCNYNKHHNGRIWILWNPATTKVDILEEHSQVVHCKVLHHATGRTFYCSIVYGSNNADTRKRLWNSMECFASHVDKWTAMGDFNVIRQPAEKLSNTPPVAQKKGNSMFRLMQKLKNAKQGLKQLHASHFADIENKVKEKREALSNCFHDLQNCPDSPVLLEREKQLSTEFWQLKDIELKILAQRAKAHNIKYNDTCSKFLFAKIKERQQSQMIGEIKGVDGTRHQGLHYVGEAFQLLGGDTPTVPIPPEVISNGACVKMDDYPSLLKPISRVEIKQALFDIDSNKSPGLDGLSVGFFKAAWDIVGNDYCLAIEDFFKTGFMPKQANVTLVTLIPKKDTPQTVKDFRPISCCSTVYKTVSKILTNRLKDIMVYLVGPEQAAFVKDRNLFENVMLTQSLVKGYTRKHITPRCMLKVDISKAFDTLQWKFIQNMLIGLNFPPRFISWVMGCITGFWFTLKINGSNHGFFKGKSGVRQGDPLSPFHFVLSMEILSRKLRVMCKQPKVSYHPKCSKLGLTHLVFADDLMIFIRGDLPSVQQAVDTLKLFSEWSGLKANMDKTEAYFGGGGGVDPNLRSLILSTVGFQEGEFPFRYLGLPINSSRLTRNMYDTLLLKIHKVTAACSTKFLSYAGRKTVINATLFGLCNFWCTSLLLPRLVHKAISKMSKSFFWGQVGNERRLVYKNWLSVCAPWDEGGFHIKDMEGWNKATLLKWLWCLDKNKGAIWISWMKHYITATCSIWDLTIQEHHSECLKGILHVRDICLLQMGTIAQVKHLLDSCVTQRTFSISKAYKLFRKKYPIQPIFQAIRTGTMILRHQIITMLAVQGKLATVDQFITRGFNWVNRCYLCKEAAEDAQHLSFQCRYTKELLQDLKLWVKMNTPCCDLQTLLLWPRLCTKKRHWRSKWVSCCLGSLVYSVWCERNYRIFEGRERPPHALLPEIKYATSTFLLHKVSEHSYFVDVAAAINN, via the exons ATGATCATTGCAACCTGGAACATTCGTGGGTTTAACAAGGCCATTAAACATAGTGAGGTAAGCCACTTCCTTAGGGAAAATAAAGTGGATATTCTTGGTTTGCTGGAAACTAGAGTCAAGGAAAATCGTGCTCAAAAAATTATTAAGAGGAATTTTAAAGCCTATAAagcattttgcaattataataaACACCATAATGGTAGGATTTGGATCCTTTGGAATCCTGCCACTACTAAAGTGGATATTTTAGAGGagcattctcaggttgttcactGTAAAGTGTTACATCATGCTACTGGTAGGACTTTTTACTGCTCTATTGTCTATGGTAGTAATAATGCTGATACCAGGAAGCGTCTTTGGAATTCCATGGAATGTTTTGCTAGTCATGTTGATAAATGGACAGCTATGGGAGACTTTAATGTGATTAGGCAACCAGCTGAGAAGCTCAGTAATACTCCCCCT GTTGCTCAAAAGAAAGGGAATTCTATGTTCAGATTAATGCAGAAGCTTAAGAATGCCAAGCAAGGTCTCAAGCAACTCCATGCTTCTCACTTTGCTGATATTGAGAATAAGGTCAAGGAGAAGAGAGAGGCTCTTTCTAATTGTTTTCATGACTTACAGAATTGCCCTGATTCTCCTGTCCTGCTGGAAAGGGAGAAGCAACTCTCTACTGAATTCTGGCAGCTCAAGGATATTGAACTCAAGATACTAGCTCAAAGGGCTAAGGCTCATAACATTAAATATAATGATACTTGTTCTAAATTCTTATTTGCAAAAATAAAGGAGAGGCAACAGAGCCAGATGATAGGGGAAATCAAGGGGGTTGATGGCACTAGGCATCAAGGGTTGCATTATGTTGGGGAAGCTTTT CAGCTGCTGGGGGGTGATACCCCTACTGTTCCAATTCCTCCTGAAGTTATTTCTAATGGTGCTTGTGTTAAAATGGATGACTATCCCTCTCTGCTAAAACCCATTAGCAGAGTGGAAATAAAACAAGCCCTGTTTGACATTGATTCAAATAAAAGTCCAGGACTAGATGGTCTCTCTGTTGGTTTTTTCAAGGCTGCCTGGGACATTGTAGGCAATGATTATTGCCTGGCTATTGAGGATTTCTTCAAAACTGGGTTCATGCCAAAGCAAGCAAATGTTACTCTTGTCACCCTTATCCCTAAAAAGGACACCCCCCAAACTGTTAAAGACTTCAGACCCATTTCTTGCTGCTCCACTGTCTACAAAACTGTTAGTAAAATTCTCACTAATAGATTGAAAGACATCATGGTTTATCTTGTGGGACCTGAGCAGGCAGCTTTTGTTAAAGACAGGAACCTCTTTGAAAATGTTATGCTCACCCAAAGCTTGGTTAAGGGATACACCAGGAAACATATCACTCCTAGATGCATGCTCAAGGTGGACATTAGCAAAGCATTTGACACATTGCAATGGAAGTTCATCCAGAACATGCTTATTGGACTCAATTTCCCACCCAGATTTATCTCCTGGGTGATGGGATGCATCACTGGCTTCTGGTTTACCCTTAAAATTAATGGCTCTAATCATGGCTTCTTCAAAGGCAAAAGTGGAGTAAGGCAGGGTGACCCCCTATCTCCATTTCATTTTGTTCTTAGCATGGAAATCCTCTCAAGGAAGCTAAGGGTAATGTGCAAGCAACCTAAAGTTTCTTATCATCCTAAATGTTCCAAGCTTGGGTTGACCCACTTAGTGTTTGCTGATGACCTTATGATCTTTATCAGAGGGGACTTGCCATCTGTTCAACAAGCTGTGGACACTTTAAAGCTTTTCTCTGAATGGTCTGGTCTTAAAGCTAATATGGACAAAACTGAAGCCtactttggggggggggggggggtggatcCAAACCTAAGATCCCTTATTCTATCCACTGTTGGGTTTCAGGAAGGTGAATTCCCTTTTAGATATCTTGGTTTGCCCATTAATTCATCTAGGCTCACAAGAAATATGTATGATACCCTGCTACTCAAAATCCACAAGGTTACTGCTGCTTGCTCTACTAAGTTCCTATCTTATGCTGGCAGAAAAACTGTAATTAACGCTACCCTATTTGGGCTCTGCAATTTTTGGTGCACTAGTCTCCTCCTCCCTCGGCTGGTGCACAAAGCTATCTCCAAAATGAGTAAAAGTTTTTTCTGGGGGCAGGTTGGTAATGAGAGGAGGCTAGTCTATAAGAACTGGCTCAGTGTTTGTGCTCCTTGGGATGAGGGTGGCTTTCACATCAAAGATATGGAAGGGTGGAACAAAGCAACATTGCTCAAATGGCTCTGGTGCCTGGATAAGAATAAAGGAGCCATTTGGATTAGTTGGATGAAACACTATATCACTGCCACTTGCTCAATCTGGGATCTTACTATCCAGGAACATCATTCTGAATGCCTCAAAGGCATTCTTCATGTAAGGGACATTTGTCTTTTACAGATGGGGACTATAGCACAAGTTAAGCATTTACTTGATAGCTGTGTCACTCAACGTACTTTCTCCATTAGTAAAGCATATAAGCTGTTCAGGAAAAAGTATCCTATTCAACCAATTTTTCAAGCCATACGTACTGGAACAATGATTCTCAGGCATCAGATCATCACAATGCTTGCTGTCCAGGGAAAGTTGGCCACAGTGGACCAATTCATAACCAGAGGTTTTAATTGGGTTAACAGATGCTACCTTTGCAAAGAAGCAGCTGAAGATGCTCAGCATCTCTCTTTTCAATGCAGATACACTAAAGAGCTGTTGCAGGATCTGAAACTATGGGTAAAAATGAACACCCCTTGCTGTGATCTGCAGACTCTTCTCTTATGGCCCAGGTTGTGTACCAAAAAGAGACATTGGAGAAGTAAATGGGTAAGCTGCTGCTTAGGTAGTTTAGTTTACTCTGTCTGGTGTGAAAGGAACTACAGGATTTTTGAAGGAAGAGAACGCCCTCCCCATGCTCTACTCCCTGAAATCAAGTATGCTACTAGCACTTTCCTCCTCCACAAAGTCAGTGAGCACAGTTACTTTGTGGATGTAGCTGCTGCAATTAATAACTAG